A window of the Syntrophus gentianae genome harbors these coding sequences:
- a CDS encoding DUF3313 domain-containing protein, which yields MKTLAKVLLAVGMAIMFTVSVAMAGDPPFSGFLGSPDVYKQLTPGPEGGAKLRWVKPGADLSKYNSFMVDSVVFYLADQSEYKGIDPQVMKDLADSFNKELVAAFKDKYPIVADPGPDVARIKIAITNVERSKPGVSAITSIVPVGIAISVVKRGATGGWSGSGETCAEFMVLDSASNEALVMAVDQQKAAFASRFSSYGSAEDAFKFWSARIVTALDEAKGIKREPAK from the coding sequence ATGAAAACATTGGCAAAAGTTCTGTTGGCAGTTGGAATGGCAATAATGTTTACTGTTTCTGTTGCTATGGCCGGTGATCCCCCTTTTTCCGGATTCCTCGGCAGTCCTGATGTGTACAAGCAATTAACCCCGGGACCGGAAGGCGGGGCTAAGCTGCGGTGGGTGAAGCCCGGAGCGGATCTCAGCAAGTACAACAGTTTTATGGTGGACAGCGTTGTCTTCTACCTGGCTGACCAATCTGAATACAAGGGCATTGATCCCCAGGTGATGAAAGACCTAGCCGATTCCTTCAACAAGGAACTCGTAGCAGCCTTCAAGGACAAGTATCCAATCGTCGCCGATCCCGGCCCCGATGTGGCGCGGATCAAAATCGCCATCACGAATGTCGAACGAAGTAAACCGGGTGTCAGTGCGATCACTTCGATTGTTCCTGTCGGGATTGCCATCAGCGTTGTTAAAAGGGGAGCTACCGGGGGATGGTCAGGAAGCGGTGAAACGTGTGCCGAATTTATGGTCCTCGATTCCGCGAGCAATGAGGCGCTCGTGATGGCGGTGGATCAGCAGAAGGCCGCTTTTGCTTCGCGTTTTTCGAGTTATGGATCCGCCGAGGACGCCTTCAAATTCTGGTCGGCACGGATCGTAACGGCTTTAGATGAAGCCAAGGGCATCAAGAGGGAACCGGCGAAGTAA
- a CDS encoding putative quinol monooxygenase, producing the protein MNLTIELRAKPEKFQELYQSLQALLPTMRKENGCREAHIYRDVEDGEVFSLSMSWEDAAKFENYMQSTSGSALLGAVDLLSKAVRVRMGDNTPWDGIEVLKRVRKGA; encoded by the coding sequence ATGAATCTCACTATCGAACTTCGGGCCAAACCAGAAAAGTTTCAGGAACTCTATCAGTCCCTACAGGCGCTCCTGCCCACGATGCGCAAGGAGAACGGATGCCGTGAGGCCCATATCTACCGGGATGTGGAGGATGGTGAGGTCTTTTCCCTTTCCATGTCCTGGGAGGACGCGGCGAAATTTGAGAACTATATGCAGTCGACCAGCGGAAGTGCGCTTCTCGGAGCGGTCGATCTGCTGAGTAAAGCGGTGAGGGTCCGGATGGGCGACAATACTCCGTGGGATGGAATCGAAGTTTTGAAGCGGGTGAGGAAGGGAGCCTAG
- a CDS encoding potassium channel family protein produces the protein MRPFIKDMINVILNARFSYLFFTVVLLFLLRPFIAGPTAVTVVTDIFLWFLIISCVWAVHEKRKHQGLVILLAAAAILADLLDFLIQNAMAAWTSKIMIVLFLGYAVVTILFYLARQKEVTADMIMAGASEYMLIGVLWALLYALIEMVYPGSFSFAGAKDRSGFLYFSFVTLTTTGYGDVLPVSVQARSLAILETITGQLFIAITVARLVSLYTVSGNKKKVD, from the coding sequence ATGCGTCCATTCATCAAGGACATGATAAACGTCATTCTGAACGCTCGATTCTCCTATCTGTTCTTCACCGTCGTACTGCTTTTTCTGCTCCGGCCCTTTATTGCCGGCCCGACGGCCGTAACGGTCGTTACAGACATCTTCCTCTGGTTCCTGATCATTTCCTGTGTCTGGGCGGTTCACGAAAAGCGGAAACACCAGGGGCTGGTTATCCTCTTGGCCGCCGCGGCCATCCTGGCGGATCTTCTCGACTTCCTTATCCAAAACGCCATGGCGGCGTGGACAAGTAAAATTATGATTGTCCTCTTCCTGGGATATGCCGTAGTCACCATTTTATTCTACCTGGCCAGGCAGAAAGAGGTGACAGCGGACATGATCATGGCCGGGGCCAGTGAATACATGCTCATTGGCGTCCTGTGGGCGCTCCTTTATGCGCTCATTGAGATGGTATATCCGGGCTCCTTCAGCTTTGCGGGAGCGAAGGACCGATCAGGATTTCTCTATTTCAGCTTTGTGACGTTGACCACAACGGGATACGGGGACGTCCTGCCGGTGTCGGTCCAGGCGCGATCTCTGGCCATACTCGAAACGATCACCGGTCAGCTCTTCATAGCCATTACCGTGGCCCGGCTCGTGAGTCTCTATACGGTTTCCGGGAATAAGAAAAAAGTTGATTAA
- a CDS encoding efflux transporter outer membrane subunit, which produces MNKAIFSLWMVFLLAGCMIGPDYKRPAIESPQAWRIEERAAQETANTPWWHQFNDPVLNALIDEALKQNLDLKIATARIEEYVGWYWRGRSGLFPHIWGNADAGRSRATQEGAAPLSPSVENPADFYQGVFNGSWEIDLWGKLRRATEAARADLLSTEEARQAVILSLVSAVANGYISLRDLDKQREIAVRTAKVREDAYKLFKQRFEGGVISELELNQVKSEYEQALATIPQIEKQISFQENALNQLLGRNPGSITRGKSIDELILPVVPAGLPSDLLEKRPDIRQAEQGLVAANARIGVARAQYFPSISLTGFFGWSSSDLSDLFTGPAKVWSWSGNITAPIFLGGAIRGQVKAMEAIQQQALFSYQSTIQTAFREVEDALVDQRRTREQLAAQQRQVDSLREYTRFANLRYENGLTSYLEVLDAERSLFSAELSYAQTQGVLFGALVNLYKAMGGGWVVEADKLTASSSKQNQ; this is translated from the coding sequence ATGAATAAAGCGATCTTCTCCCTATGGATGGTTTTTCTTCTGGCCGGCTGTATGATCGGTCCCGACTACAAGCGGCCGGCGATAGAAAGTCCTCAGGCCTGGCGCATCGAGGAAAGGGCGGCACAGGAAACGGCCAACACGCCGTGGTGGCATCAGTTCAACGACCCCGTTCTGAACGCGCTGATCGATGAGGCGCTGAAACAGAACCTGGATCTGAAGATCGCCACCGCTCGAATCGAAGAGTACGTAGGATGGTACTGGAGGGGGCGTTCCGGTCTGTTTCCGCATATCTGGGGAAATGCTGACGCAGGGCGAAGCCGCGCCACCCAGGAGGGAGCGGCCCCCCTATCGCCATCGGTGGAAAATCCGGCGGATTTCTACCAGGGCGTCTTCAACGGCAGCTGGGAGATCGACCTCTGGGGAAAATTGAGAAGGGCCACCGAAGCGGCCCGGGCGGACCTGCTCTCGACCGAGGAGGCTCGGCAGGCGGTCATCCTGTCGCTGGTCAGCGCTGTGGCAAACGGCTACATCTCTCTGCGCGATCTCGACAAGCAAAGAGAAATCGCTGTGCGGACGGCTAAAGTCAGAGAAGATGCCTACAAGCTCTTCAAACAGCGATTTGAAGGCGGGGTCATCTCGGAGCTTGAACTCAACCAGGTCAAGTCCGAGTATGAGCAGGCCCTGGCCACGATTCCTCAGATAGAGAAACAGATTTCCTTCCAGGAAAATGCATTGAATCAACTGCTGGGAAGGAATCCGGGATCCATTACCCGGGGCAAGAGCATTGACGAACTGATCCTTCCCGTTGTCCCTGCGGGACTTCCCTCGGATCTGCTGGAAAAACGCCCGGATATCCGCCAGGCGGAGCAGGGGCTTGTCGCGGCCAATGCCCGGATTGGTGTGGCAAGGGCGCAGTACTTCCCGTCCATTTCTCTGACGGGATTCTTCGGCTGGTCGAGCTCGGATCTCTCGGATCTATTTACCGGACCGGCAAAGGTGTGGAGCTGGAGCGGCAATATCACCGCCCCGATCTTCCTGGGGGGGGCCATTCGAGGGCAGGTCAAGGCCATGGAGGCGATTCAGCAGCAGGCTCTGTTCAGCTACCAGAGCACGATCCAGACCGCTTTCCGGGAGGTGGAGGACGCCCTTGTCGATCAGAGGCGCACCCGAGAGCAACTGGCGGCTCAGCAGCGGCAGGTGGATTCCCTCCGGGAGTACACCCGCTTTGCCAATCTGCGCTATGAGAACGGCTTAACCAGCTACTTGGAGGTCCTCGATGCCGAACGGAGTCTCTTTTCCGCGGAGCTGAGCTATGCCCAGACTCAGGGAGTCCTCTTCGGAGCGCTGGTGAATCTCTATAAAGCCATGGGCGGAGGATGGGTCGTCGAGGCGGACAAGCTGACGGCATCGTCATCGAAACAGAACCAATAG
- a CDS encoding efflux RND transporter permease subunit gives MSKFFINRPIVAMVIAILMVIVGLVAMSGLPTAQFPNIVPPEMKVTGTYPGADALTMEQSVATPIEQQMSGVDNMNYMYSLNSNDGKMVLTVNFDIKTDPSTDQILAQMRTNQANSQLPTDVINQGVTVQKSTSAPLIVFALFSPKGTYDNVFLANYCYININDQMTRVPGIASVTIFGAGQYAMRLWVKPDQLAKLAITIPEIVSAVQKQNAVNPAGQIGGEPMPPGQEFTYAVRSQGRLQNEEEFGNIVIRANSDGSLVHVKDVGRIELGAQSYNMIGRLNGKPAAIIALYQLPGTNAIQAADGSKKLMAQLKEKFPADLDYVVALDTTLAVTEGIKEIIHTLFEALVLVLIVVFIFLQGWRATLIPLLAVPVSLIGTFMLFPLFGFSINTLSLFGLVLAIGLVVDDAIVVVEAVEHHIEHGMSPKDATLKAMEEVSGPVIAIAVILAAVFVPTAFIPGITGRLYQQFAVTIAVSVIISAFNALTLSPALSALLLRPKKKSWGPLQKFYDGFNRIFGRSTDGYVNWCDHFIRKSKMSLLFLLGTVLLAGFFGKALPTSFLPDEDQGYLYAGVQLPDAASLQRTDSVTKKAEEIIQKTPGVKYCTSVVGYSMLSGVANTYSSFFFITLEDWAERKKPEEKYEAIKANLTKGLGSLTEAIGFAFPPPAIPGIGTSGGFTFVLEDRAGNDIKFLAEQTNRFLEAARKRPELAGLSTTFRPNVPQVFVNVDRDKVLKQGVDLSDTYKTLQCFMGGAFVNYFNRFGRQWQIYVQAEGEYRTKAENLGQFYVRNSNGVMVPLSAITSTSPLAGPEFTMRYNLYRSAQINGSAAPGYSSTQAMEALEQVFAQTMPREMGYDYLGMSYQEKKAQEGVSPAVIFGFSLLCVFLILAAQYESWSLPFSVLLGTPIAVMGAFGALWLLRFENNVYAQIGLVMLIGLAAKNAILIVEFAKMEYDKGKPVIEAALTGAKLRLRPILMTSFAFILGCVPLALASGAGAISRRVMGWAVIGGMIAASFIAIFLIPVTFYVVEKLSHRGGEGAHLPGEETKKEEGHE, from the coding sequence ATGTCAAAATTCTTCATCAACCGTCCCATCGTGGCCATGGTCATCGCCATCCTTATGGTCATCGTCGGCCTTGTGGCCATGTCGGGCCTGCCCACGGCGCAGTTTCCCAACATCGTCCCGCCGGAAATGAAGGTCACCGGCACCTACCCCGGCGCCGATGCGCTGACCATGGAGCAGTCGGTAGCTACGCCCATCGAGCAGCAGATGTCGGGCGTGGACAACATGAACTACATGTACTCCCTCAACTCCAACGACGGCAAGATGGTCCTGACGGTGAACTTCGACATCAAGACGGACCCCAGCACCGACCAGATCCTTGCCCAGATGAGGACAAACCAGGCCAACTCGCAGCTCCCCACCGACGTGATCAACCAGGGCGTCACGGTGCAGAAATCGACATCGGCCCCGCTGATCGTCTTCGCCCTCTTTTCCCCCAAGGGGACTTATGACAACGTCTTTCTGGCGAACTACTGCTACATCAACATCAATGACCAGATGACCCGCGTCCCCGGCATCGCCAGCGTCACCATCTTCGGCGCCGGGCAGTACGCCATGCGTCTCTGGGTGAAGCCGGATCAGCTCGCCAAACTGGCGATTACCATTCCCGAAATCGTCAGCGCCGTTCAGAAACAGAACGCCGTGAACCCGGCCGGCCAGATCGGCGGCGAACCGATGCCGCCGGGTCAGGAATTCACCTATGCCGTTCGGTCTCAGGGACGCCTCCAGAACGAGGAAGAGTTCGGCAACATCGTGATCCGGGCAAATTCCGACGGTTCCCTTGTCCATGTCAAGGATGTGGGACGAATCGAGCTGGGGGCACAGTCGTACAATATGATCGGCCGCCTCAACGGCAAGCCTGCGGCCATCATCGCCCTCTACCAGCTGCCGGGCACAAATGCGATCCAGGCAGCCGACGGGTCCAAGAAGCTCATGGCGCAACTCAAGGAGAAGTTCCCCGCCGATCTGGATTACGTGGTCGCCCTCGACACGACGCTCGCCGTTACGGAGGGCATCAAGGAGATCATCCATACCCTCTTCGAGGCCCTCGTTCTCGTCCTCATCGTCGTCTTCATCTTCCTGCAGGGCTGGCGGGCAACCCTCATCCCGCTGCTGGCCGTGCCCGTATCGCTGATCGGGACTTTCATGCTCTTTCCTCTCTTCGGGTTTTCAATCAATACCCTCTCACTCTTTGGGCTGGTGCTCGCTATCGGGCTGGTCGTCGACGACGCCATCGTCGTTGTCGAGGCCGTGGAGCACCACATCGAGCACGGCATGTCCCCGAAGGACGCAACCCTGAAGGCCATGGAGGAGGTCTCGGGCCCGGTTATCGCCATCGCCGTCATCCTGGCGGCCGTCTTTGTCCCGACGGCCTTCATCCCCGGGATTACGGGACGCCTCTACCAGCAGTTCGCCGTGACGATCGCCGTGTCCGTCATTATCTCGGCCTTCAACGCCCTGACCCTCTCGCCGGCCCTGTCGGCCCTCCTCCTTCGACCCAAGAAGAAATCCTGGGGGCCGCTGCAGAAATTCTACGATGGGTTCAACCGCATCTTCGGCCGGTCGACGGATGGGTATGTGAACTGGTGCGATCATTTCATCCGCAAGAGCAAGATGAGCCTCCTGTTTCTTCTCGGGACCGTTCTGCTGGCCGGATTTTTCGGAAAAGCCCTGCCGACCTCCTTCCTCCCCGATGAGGACCAGGGGTACCTCTACGCAGGGGTTCAGCTTCCCGACGCGGCCTCGCTGCAGAGGACCGACAGTGTGACGAAAAAGGCCGAGGAGATCATCCAGAAGACCCCCGGCGTGAAGTACTGCACCTCCGTTGTCGGCTACAGCATGCTCAGCGGCGTTGCCAACACCTACAGCTCATTTTTCTTCATCACGCTGGAGGACTGGGCCGAAAGGAAAAAGCCGGAGGAGAAATACGAGGCCATCAAGGCCAACCTGACCAAGGGACTGGGGTCTCTGACGGAGGCTATCGGATTTGCCTTTCCGCCCCCGGCCATCCCCGGCATCGGGACTTCGGGCGGTTTCACGTTCGTTCTGGAGGACCGGGCAGGCAATGACATCAAATTTCTTGCCGAGCAGACGAACCGTTTTCTCGAAGCGGCCCGGAAGCGGCCGGAACTTGCCGGCCTCAGCACAACCTTCCGCCCCAACGTGCCCCAGGTCTTCGTGAACGTGGACCGCGACAAGGTCCTCAAACAGGGGGTGGATCTCTCGGATACCTACAAAACCCTGCAGTGCTTCATGGGGGGCGCCTTCGTAAACTACTTCAACCGGTTCGGCCGTCAGTGGCAGATTTATGTTCAGGCCGAGGGCGAGTACAGGACGAAGGCCGAGAACCTTGGGCAGTTCTATGTCCGGAACAGCAACGGCGTGATGGTTCCCCTCTCGGCTATAACCAGTACCAGCCCCCTTGCGGGGCCCGAGTTCACCATGCGCTACAACCTTTACCGCAGCGCCCAGATCAACGGGTCGGCGGCGCCGGGATACAGCTCGACACAGGCCATGGAAGCCCTTGAACAGGTCTTTGCCCAGACGATGCCCCGGGAGATGGGCTATGATTACCTCGGGATGAGCTATCAGGAAAAGAAGGCCCAGGAAGGGGTGTCGCCCGCTGTCATCTTCGGCTTCTCGCTGCTTTGCGTCTTCCTGATCCTGGCCGCTCAGTACGAGAGCTGGTCCCTTCCCTTCAGCGTGCTCCTTGGAACACCCATCGCCGTCATGGGGGCCTTCGGCGCCCTGTGGCTGTTGAGGTTCGAGAACAACGTCTACGCCCAGATCGGCCTCGTCATGCTCATCGGGCTAGCGGCGAAAAATGCGATCCTCATCGTCGAGTTCGCCAAGATGGAATACGACAAGGGCAAGCCCGTGATCGAGGCGGCACTGACTGGGGCAAAGCTTCGGCTGCGGCCGATCCTCATGACGTCCTTTGCCTTCATCCTGGGCTGCGTGCCGCTGGCGCTGGCAAGCGGCGCCGGGGCCATCTCGCGGCGCGTAATGGGATGGGCGGTCATCGGCGGGATGATAGCGGCGAGTTTCATCGCCATCTTCCTCATCCCCGTCACGTTCTACGTCGTCGAGAAGCTGTCACACCGGGGTGGGGAGGGCGCTCATCTCCCTGGTGAAGAGACAAAGAAGGAGGAAGGCCATGAATAA
- a CDS encoding efflux RND transporter periplasmic adaptor subunit, with translation MQSISAQRYQKHHLRRFSRIILYFGIVILLLATAAGCSKEAKEAPKPPVVEVMTVLQKDVPIYREWIGTLDGMVNATIRAQVQGYLIKQNYREGDLVKKGQILFEIDPRTFQASLEQARGQLEAQQARWNTAKATLARIKPLAAVNAVSKKDLDDAVGAEQAARAAVLAAQASVDKAKLDLGFTKIVSPIDGIAGLAKAQLGNLVGPGAVEELTTVSTVNPIKFYFQVSEQEYLQTAQNLATAVERKVGELILADGSVYPEKGRFAFADRQVDITTGTIKVAAVFPNTNNFLRPGQYGRIRVAVSVRKDALLVPQRSVSEVQGKYMVAVIGADSKADIRPVKAAERVDNLWVILEGLQPGERIIVEGIQKVRPGMPVTAKAYVEAPVKNEAKPAAPPEAKQGEKPQAPSKPAEPAQAEKR, from the coding sequence ATGCAGAGCATCTCGGCACAGCGTTATCAAAAGCACCATCTGCGGAGGTTTTCCCGGATCATCCTGTATTTTGGGATCGTCATCCTGTTGCTCGCCACGGCTGCAGGCTGCTCGAAAGAAGCCAAGGAGGCGCCCAAACCGCCGGTCGTGGAGGTGATGACGGTTCTCCAGAAGGACGTTCCCATCTACAGAGAGTGGATCGGGACGCTCGACGGCATGGTGAACGCCACGATCCGGGCTCAGGTCCAGGGGTATCTGATTAAACAGAACTACCGCGAAGGCGACCTTGTGAAAAAGGGCCAGATCCTCTTCGAAATCGACCCGCGTACATTCCAGGCATCGCTGGAGCAGGCAAGAGGGCAACTGGAAGCCCAGCAGGCCCGCTGGAATACGGCCAAGGCAACTCTGGCCCGGATCAAACCCCTTGCCGCTGTCAACGCCGTCAGCAAGAAGGATCTTGATGACGCCGTAGGTGCGGAACAGGCGGCCCGTGCGGCGGTGCTCGCCGCCCAGGCCAGTGTCGACAAGGCCAAACTCGATCTGGGATTTACGAAGATCGTTTCACCTATTGACGGGATTGCCGGTCTTGCCAAGGCCCAGCTTGGAAATCTCGTGGGTCCAGGAGCAGTGGAAGAACTAACCACGGTTTCAACGGTCAATCCGATCAAGTTCTACTTCCAGGTGAGTGAGCAGGAATACCTCCAGACGGCACAAAACTTGGCCACAGCGGTAGAGAGAAAAGTAGGGGAACTGATCCTTGCGGATGGGAGCGTCTATCCTGAAAAAGGGCGTTTCGCCTTTGCCGATCGACAGGTGGATATCACGACCGGGACCATAAAAGTGGCGGCTGTATTTCCCAACACGAACAATTTCCTGCGACCCGGGCAGTATGGGAGGATCAGAGTTGCCGTGTCCGTCCGCAAGGATGCCCTCCTCGTGCCCCAGCGGTCCGTGTCTGAAGTCCAGGGGAAATACATGGTGGCGGTAATCGGTGCGGACAGCAAGGCGGATATCCGTCCGGTGAAGGCGGCTGAACGCGTCGACAACCTCTGGGTCATCCTTGAGGGCCTCCAACCCGGGGAGCGCATCATCGTCGAGGGGATCCAGAAGGTACGCCCCGGAATGCCGGTGACGGCGAAGGCCTATGTCGAAGCGCCGGTGAAGAACGAAGCGAAGCCGGCAGCACCTCCCGAAGCGAAACAGGGGGAGAAGCCCCAGGCCCCCTCGAAACCAGCCGAGCCGGCGCAGGCCGAGAAGAGGTAG
- a CDS encoding fused MFS/spermidine synthase — protein sequence MAETVRDNRSAARKQRLAIAMLTCTVFLGAILLFSMEPLVGRLLTPYFGGAAHVWLTCLMFFQAMLLLGYLYAHLLVRKLGAWHLLFLLVPLISLPLRIGAIANPGAPILSILSTLFFSAALPFIALSTTAVVAQAWMANSQAGRNREPYPLYAASNAGSLLALIGYAFLIEPFSGLRLQSFVWSGAYVLYVLLVLLTWLQLRPDRKIRETPEAAGKTETSPPPSGTLYLRWILLSALPSAFLMATTNYITLEVGSFPFVWVIPLALYLGSFIVTFRTHGGVPRFLKLFWLELLLAAFSLYFMRPDKLVFLGQLVIFFAICVVAHGTLYELRPPGSHLTHFYLASALGGWIGGVFASLVVPHVFPGLFEYPLALILFAALFWWHRDKAFLAFWPKAPRLAALGRILAIGVILYPAVDLLTPSASEPTKFRHRNFYGTYRIVDKPLEKGAMTVRKLIHGRTLHGSQLLNPSLRSEPISYYYQGGPMYEAYETVPSPRRMAVIGLGSGTISAYARRDDQLTYYEIDPDNEKIARQWFTYLKDCKGKVRVIDGDGRLSMQSRKAGDLKYDLITVDAFTGDGIPTHLLTREAMRVYLDRLGENGILLFHISNRYYDLRPTLKSTAATLGLFGVMNARGKNPQEIAPNRSGLYFSGQYVALAVKPERLRPLMDRGWVPFGKGDGLKDMAPWTDDYINVLAPLASAVRISDFSLARWW from the coding sequence TTGGCGGAAACAGTTCGGGATAACAGATCAGCGGCGCGAAAACAGCGGCTGGCCATAGCCATGCTTACCTGCACCGTCTTTCTCGGGGCGATCCTTCTTTTCAGCATGGAGCCCCTCGTCGGTCGCCTGTTGACCCCCTATTTCGGTGGTGCAGCCCATGTATGGCTGACCTGCCTGATGTTCTTTCAGGCCATGCTTCTGCTCGGGTATCTATACGCCCATCTCCTCGTCCGGAAACTGGGAGCCTGGCATCTGCTCTTCCTGCTTGTTCCCCTGATAAGCCTGCCTCTGCGAATTGGCGCCATTGCGAATCCCGGTGCGCCCATTCTCTCCATTCTTTCGACTCTTTTTTTCTCTGCGGCGCTCCCCTTCATTGCCCTTTCAACCACCGCCGTGGTTGCTCAGGCATGGATGGCCAACTCTCAGGCAGGCCGAAATCGGGAGCCATACCCCCTTTACGCCGCATCAAACGCCGGCTCCCTTCTTGCCCTGATCGGATACGCTTTTCTGATCGAGCCTTTTTCCGGCCTGCGACTGCAAAGCTTCGTATGGTCCGGTGCTTATGTCCTCTACGTATTGCTCGTCCTTCTCACCTGGCTTCAGCTTCGGCCTGACAGGAAAATCAGGGAAACCCCGGAGGCAGCCGGGAAAACGGAAACATCACCGCCACCATCAGGCACCCTGTACCTGCGATGGATCCTGCTGAGCGCCCTGCCTTCCGCCTTTCTCATGGCGACGACCAACTACATTACCCTGGAAGTCGGCTCCTTCCCCTTCGTCTGGGTTATCCCTCTAGCCCTTTACCTGGGCAGCTTCATCGTGACGTTTCGCACCCACGGCGGAGTGCCCCGGTTCCTGAAGCTGTTCTGGCTTGAGCTCCTGCTGGCGGCCTTTTCCCTGTATTTCATGAGGCCTGACAAGCTTGTGTTCCTTGGGCAGTTAGTTATCTTTTTTGCCATCTGCGTCGTCGCTCACGGAACACTCTATGAGTTGCGCCCCCCCGGCAGCCATCTCACGCATTTCTACCTCGCCTCGGCGCTCGGGGGCTGGATAGGCGGCGTATTCGCCAGCCTTGTGGTTCCCCATGTGTTTCCCGGGCTCTTCGAATACCCCCTCGCCTTGATCCTCTTCGCTGCCCTTTTCTGGTGGCACCGCGACAAGGCCTTTCTGGCCTTCTGGCCCAAGGCCCCTCGCCTGGCCGCGTTGGGTCGCATCCTTGCCATCGGGGTCATCCTTTACCCCGCAGTGGACCTGCTCACGCCATCCGCTTCCGAACCGACCAAGTTTCGTCACCGGAACTTTTATGGAACGTACCGAATCGTTGACAAGCCTCTGGAAAAAGGGGCCATGACCGTCAGAAAGCTCATTCACGGAAGGACGCTGCACGGCTCCCAGCTCCTCAACCCCTCATTGCGTTCGGAACCCATCTCCTATTACTACCAGGGCGGCCCGATGTACGAGGCCTATGAAACCGTGCCGTCTCCTCGCCGGATGGCCGTGATCGGTCTCGGCTCGGGAACGATCAGCGCCTATGCCCGCAGGGACGATCAACTCACCTATTATGAGATCGATCCCGACAACGAGAAGATCGCCCGCCAATGGTTCACCTATCTCAAGGACTGCAAGGGTAAAGTCCGAGTCATCGATGGGGATGGCCGGCTGTCGATGCAGAGCCGGAAAGCCGGTGATCTCAAGTACGATCTGATTACCGTCGATGCGTTCACCGGAGACGGCATCCCGACCCACCTCCTCACTCGAGAAGCCATGCGTGTCTATCTTGACCGGTTAGGCGAAAATGGGATTCTTCTCTTCCATATCTCCAACCGTTATTATGACCTGCGCCCCACGCTGAAGTCCACAGCCGCCACCCTGGGCCTTTTCGGGGTCATGAATGCAAGGGGGAAGAACCCCCAAGAAATCGCCCCCAATCGCTCCGGCCTATATTTTTCAGGCCAGTATGTCGCCCTGGCCGTCAAACCCGAGCGACTTCGCCCCCTGATGGATCGAGGCTGGGTACCCTTCGGGAAAGGGGATGGCCTGAAAGACATGGCGCCCTGGACGGATGACTACATCAACGTCCTGGCACCTCTGGCTTCAGCAGTGAGGATTTCCGATTTTTCCTTGGCCCGTTGGTGGTAA
- a CDS encoding acyl-CoA thioesterase yields the protein MPRVRIALPDKFDFSTDLRLRFRDINAGNHLAHDAVLSLAEEARFLFLEHLGYAHLNIEGCGYVAADAAIVYLSQAYFGQVLTIEVAIRDFGSKSCDFIYRLSNKETGEEVARAKTGIVFFDYETQQSVSVPDRFKARFENF from the coding sequence ATGCCGCGCGTTAGAATTGCTTTACCCGATAAATTCGACTTTTCAACGGACCTGCGCCTGCGTTTCCGTGATATCAATGCCGGGAACCATCTGGCCCATGACGCCGTCCTCTCCCTGGCTGAAGAGGCCCGTTTCCTCTTTCTGGAGCACCTGGGCTATGCCCATCTCAATATAGAGGGATGCGGGTATGTCGCCGCCGATGCCGCGATTGTCTATCTATCGCAGGCCTATTTCGGACAGGTGCTCACAATCGAAGTGGCCATTCGGGATTTCGGTTCCAAATCCTGTGATTTCATTTACCGGCTCAGCAACAAGGAAACCGGGGAAGAAGTGGCCCGAGCCAAAACCGGCATCGTTTTTTTTGATTACGAAACCCAGCAGTCCGTGAGTGTTCCCGACAGGTTCAAGGCCAGGTTCGAAAACTTTTGA